The Aeromicrobium senzhongii genome includes a window with the following:
- a CDS encoding YbaY family lipoprotein, with protein MPLLTVSGSLLVREVSEIPPGAIATVKVVDDAGEVLAAAALETDEVPAPFSVTLDDEMVRGDLFVWAFLRASDGSGYGTLELVPADLGTVELNRIGD; from the coding sequence ATGCCCCTGCTCACCGTGTCCGGTTCCCTGCTCGTGCGTGAAGTCTCCGAGATCCCGCCCGGCGCGATCGCCACGGTCAAGGTGGTCGACGACGCCGGCGAGGTCCTCGCGGCCGCCGCCCTCGAGACCGACGAGGTGCCCGCGCCGTTCAGCGTCACCCTCGACGACGAGATGGTCCGTGGCGACCTGTTCGTCTGGGCGTTCCTGCGCGCCTCCGACGGCAGCGGGTACGGCACGCTCGAGCTCGTCCCGGCCGACCTCGGCACCGTCGAGCTGAACCGGATCGGGGACTGA